A genomic region of Alnus glutinosa chromosome 11, dhAlnGlut1.1, whole genome shotgun sequence contains the following coding sequences:
- the LOC133881776 gene encoding probable ribosome biogenesis protein RLP24 isoform X2 has translation MVFSLSAMMQRSKCHKNFKMKRNPRKVKWTKAYRRLHGKDMTQDSTFEFERKRNRPERYDRNVTENTLKAIKTIDKVRSRREAKHIERRKKGKKGQLMREAVKELEQSINLVKAPAVLSEDPSLTLPKIMVKASQPQESQRMEE, from the exons ATGGTATTCAGTTTGTCCGCAATGATGCAAAG ATCAAAATGCCACAAGAACTTCAAGATGAAGAGGAATCCTCGCAAGGTGAAATGGACTAAGGCCTATAGGAGGTTGCATGGAAAGGACATGACGCAG GATTCTACCTTTGAGTTTGAGAGGAAGCGTAATAGGCCGGAGCGATACGACAGGAATGTCACAGAAAACACGCTGAAGGCCATTAAGACGATTGACAAAGTCAGATCAAGGAGGGAAGCCAAACACATTGAGAGGAg aaagaagggaaagaagggGCAGCTGATGAGAGAGGCAGTAAAGGAGCTAGAGCAGAGCATCAACTTAGTCAAAGCCCCAGCTGTCCTCAGCGAGGATCCATCTCTTACTCTTCCAAAGATCATGGTCAAGGCATCCCAACCACAGGAGAGTCAACGCATGGAAGAATGA
- the LOC133881775 gene encoding G-type lectin S-receptor-like serine/threonine-protein kinase LECRK3, which produces MASPTCPHFCSLLLLLVLLPLLPTVFTFTKDGCQPLNSPVPLQDKSPVYLSPSKEFALGFRLVQGSQNFLLAVWFNKIEDRTIVWSANGNKLAPPSSQFKLTSDGEFVLDDPDGGLLWKAQTNGRKSTCAAMLDNGNFVILDENYSPIWESFKEPTDTILPGQILGMNSSIRSRKSETDYADGRYQLSLQEDGNLVLYLLSPPRNVVSVYWATGTMKWKSQLVFDEAGHIYIKHGNTSITYNLTSDDPGSNQPYYRLARVDHDGVFRLYEHLKNENKASDGSCSLSWTVVQEIPDDICMTIASSYSVGWCGYNSICEKKLRQSVCYCPDRYSFVNTSDPWKGCKPDFPLPSCQTDGWEADKEQVEFQELHNIDWPLSDYAFHSGVENATCQQLCLDDCFCAAAIYERNGSYCWMKKYPLSNGRKSLDVTRVALLKVPKGNVTKKKDQSTLVLVLALLLGSSTFLNILLLVAISTALFYLYHIKLKLARNASISATNMRSYTYEELHKATGGFKQTLGRGAFGTVYKGVVASDPKRFVAIKKLEKVVDEGEKEFKTEVSVICQTHHKNLVRLLGYCDEGEHRLLVYEYMSNGSLASLLFGISRPHWNQRVQIALGIARGLMYLHEECSTQIIHCDIKPQNILLDEYFTPRISDFGLAKLLLAEQSKAHTQRRGTVGYFAPEWFSKASISAKVDVYSFGVMLLEIICCKSSVSFAMGDEEEALIDWAYECYMEKRLEKLVENDEEARNDMKRLERLAIVAIWCIQEDPSLRPTMKKVTQMLEGVVDVYVPPRPSLYTSPPPIIS; this is translated from the coding sequence ATGGCTTCTCCAACTTGTCCTCATTTTTGTTCTCTCTTGCTTCTActtgttcttcttcctctccttcCCACTGTTTTCACCTTCACCAAAGACGGCTGTCAACCGCTGAATTCACCTGTACCTCTGCAGGATAAATCTCCGGTATACCTGTCCCCTTCAAAAGAATTTGCCTTGGGATTCCGCCTTGTTCAAGGAAGTCAAAACTTCTTGCTTGCTGTCTggtttaataaaatagaagatCGAACAATAGTTTGGTCTGCAAATGGCAATAAACTAGCGCCCCCGTCGTCTCAATTTAAGCTGACTAGCGATGGTGAGTTTGTACTCGATGATCCCGATGGCGGTCTGTTATGGAAGGCCCAAACGAATGGAAGAAAATCCACTTGTGCAGCTATGCTGGATAATGGGAACTTTGTGATTCTAGACGAGAATTATAGTCCTATATGGGAGAGCTTCAAAGAGCCTACTGACACAATTTTGCCAGGCCAAATACTGGGCATGAATAGCAGCATCAGGTCTCGCAAATCCGAGACAGATTATGCTGATGGGCGCTACCAGCTCAGTTTGCAGGAGGACGGCAATCTAGTGCTTTATCTTTTATCTCCACCTAGAAATGTCGTTTCAGTTTATTGGGCGACCGGGACAATGAAATGGAAATCACAGTTGGTCTTTGATGAGGCCGGCCACATTTACATCAAACATGGGAACACATCAATCACCTACAACCTTACCAGCGACGACCCAGGTTCAAACCAACCGTATTACCGCCTTGCTAGAGTCGATCATGATGGAGTCTTCAGATTATACGAACACCTCAAAAATGAGAATAAGGCAAGTGATGGAAGCTGCAGTTTATCCTGGACTGTCGTGCAAGAGATTCCTGATGATATTTGTATGACAATCGCCAGTAGTTATAGCGTCGGGTGGTGCGGGTATAACAGCATTTGTGAGAAAAAATTGAGACAGTCAGTCTGTTACTGTCCTGATAGATACTCTTTTGTGAACACATCTGACCCCTGGAAAGGCTGCAAACCAGATTTTCCACTGCCCAGCTGCCAGACTGATGGATGGGAAGCAGACAAAGAGCAAGTAGAATTTCAAGAACTTCACAACATCGACTGGCCGCTCTCTGATTACGCTTTTCATTCAGGAGTTGAAAATGCGACGTGTCAACAACTATGCCTCGATGATTGCTTCTGTGCCGCAGCCATCTATGAAAGGAATGGTAGTTATTGTTGGATGAAGAAGTATCCTCTGTCAAATGGAAGAAAAAGCCTAGATGTCACTAGAGTAGCTCTCCTCAAGGTACCTAAAGGTAAtgttacaaaaaagaaagaccAGTCGACTCTGGTACTCGTCTTGGCACTGCTCCTTGGCAGCTCCACGTTCCTCAATATCCTTCTCCTGGTAGCTATTTCTACAGCTCTTTTCTACTTATACCATATAAAGCTGAAATTGGCAAGAAATGCAAGCATATCTGCCACAAACATGAGAAGCTATACATATGAAGAGCTTCATAAAGCAACTGGTGGGTTCAAGCAAACACTGGGTCGAGGAGCTTTCGGAACGGTTTATAAAGGGGTCGTTGCATCGGATCCTAAGAGATTTGTCGCAATCAAGAAGTTAGAAAAGGTAGTAGACGAAGGGGAGAAGGAGTTCAAAACAGAGGTGAGTGTGATATGCCAGACCCACCACAAGAATTTAGTCCGCTTGCTTGGCTATTGTGATGAAGGGGAGCACCGGCTTCTGGTGTACGAGTACATGAGCAATGGCTCTCTAGCTAGCCTTCTTTTTGGGATATCCAGGCCTCATTGGAACCAAAGAGTTCAGATTGCTTTAGGAATTGCAAGAGGTCTGATGTACTTGCATGAAGAGTGCAGCACCCAGATCATCCATTGTGACATAAAGCCTCAAAACATACTCTTGGACGAGTACTTCACGCCTAGGATTTCTGATTTTGGATTAGCAAAGCTTCTGTTGGCCGAGCAAAGCAAAGCACATACACAAAGAAGAGGGACTGTTGGGTACTTTGCACCAGAATGGTTCAGTAAGGCATCCATTTCGGCTAAGGTTGATGTTTACAGCTTTGGTGTGATGTTGCTTGAGATCATTTGCTGCAAGTCCAGCGTCTCGTTTGCAATGGGAGACGAAGAGGAGGCATTGATAGATTGGGCTTATGAATGCTACATGGAAAAAAGACTAGAAAAGTTGGTGGAAAACGATGAGGAGGCAAGGAATGACATGAAGAGGCTAGAGAGGCTAGCGATTGTGGCAATTTGGTGCATTCAAGAGGATCCTTCGCTAAGACCCACGATGAAAAAGGTTACACAAATGCTTGAGGGAGTGGTTGATGTTTATGTGCCCCCACGCCCTTCATTGTATACTTCTCCTCCGCCCATAATTTCTTAA
- the LOC133881776 gene encoding probable ribosome biogenesis protein RLP24 isoform X1: MRIEKCWFCSSAVYPGHGIQFVRNDAKIFRFCRSKCHKNFKMKRNPRKVKWTKAYRRLHGKDMTQDSTFEFERKRNRPERYDRNVTENTLKAIKTIDKVRSRREAKHIERRKKGKKGQLMREAVKELEQSINLVKAPAVLSEDPSLTLPKIMVKASQPQESQRMEE, from the exons ATGAGGATAGAGAAGTGTTGGTTCTGTTCCTCTGCCGTATATCCAGGGCATGGTATTCAGTTTGTCCGCAATGATGCAAAG ATATTTCGCTTTTGTAGATCAAAATGCCACAAGAACTTCAAGATGAAGAGGAATCCTCGCAAGGTGAAATGGACTAAGGCCTATAGGAGGTTGCATGGAAAGGACATGACGCAG GATTCTACCTTTGAGTTTGAGAGGAAGCGTAATAGGCCGGAGCGATACGACAGGAATGTCACAGAAAACACGCTGAAGGCCATTAAGACGATTGACAAAGTCAGATCAAGGAGGGAAGCCAAACACATTGAGAGGAg aaagaagggaaagaagggGCAGCTGATGAGAGAGGCAGTAAAGGAGCTAGAGCAGAGCATCAACTTAGTCAAAGCCCCAGCTGTCCTCAGCGAGGATCCATCTCTTACTCTTCCAAAGATCATGGTCAAGGCATCCCAACCACAGGAGAGTCAACGCATGGAAGAATGA